One Nostoc punctiforme PCC 73102 DNA window includes the following coding sequences:
- a CDS encoding DUF4336 domain-containing protein, whose translation MADDERIVNAQQINPKDFSWGLWPVVPLYPYGRRQTIRKEVIKDTIWNFDQIQGIFYVVVPIRMTVVKLEAGGLLIYAPVAPTPECIRLVNELVAEHGKVKYIILPTISGIEHKVFVGPFARYFPTAQVFVAPHQWSFPLNLPLSWLGLPPKRTQVLPEDSSKTPFADEFDYAMLGPIDLGPGRFAEVAFFHKRSHTLLVTDSVLSIPDDPPAIVLLDPYPLLFHAKDRASDIVADIQVNRRKGWQRICLFALYFQPSALNIPQWNKVLQDALKAPERSKKAYFGLYPFKWNPDWQRSFDALRGDGRLFVAPILQTLILNRAPQETIDWADKVASWDFEWIIPCHFDAPIKAQAYQFRQAFSFLEKQPAVSGGLFSSSSYPLPEEDFKALREIDTGLNKLGIVPAPKEKV comes from the coding sequence GTGGCTGATGATGAACGCATAGTCAATGCACAACAGATAAATCCAAAAGACTTTTCATGGGGATTATGGCCTGTTGTGCCACTCTACCCTTATGGCAGGCGGCAGACAATCCGCAAAGAAGTGATTAAGGACACAATCTGGAATTTTGACCAGATTCAGGGCATTTTCTACGTAGTTGTGCCAATTCGCATGACTGTTGTTAAGCTCGAAGCCGGGGGTCTTCTCATCTATGCGCCTGTTGCACCAACCCCAGAGTGCATCAGGCTTGTGAATGAGTTGGTGGCGGAACACGGTAAGGTTAAGTACATCATCCTGCCGACTATCTCCGGTATAGAACACAAAGTCTTCGTCGGCCCCTTCGCCAGATATTTTCCGACTGCACAGGTGTTTGTGGCTCCCCATCAGTGGAGTTTCCCGCTAAATCTGCCCCTTAGCTGGCTTGGTTTACCCCCAAAACGGACTCAGGTACTCCCAGAAGATAGTAGCAAAACACCCTTTGCTGACGAGTTTGATTATGCAATGCTGGGTCCCATCGACCTTGGCCCTGGTCGATTTGCGGAAGTTGCTTTTTTCCACAAGCGATCGCATACTCTTTTAGTAACAGATTCTGTGCTTTCTATCCCAGACGATCCACCTGCGATCGTTTTATTAGATCCATATCCCCTACTATTCCATGCCAAGGATCGTGCTTCTGATATTGTTGCAGACATTCAGGTAAATCGCCGTAAGGGTTGGCAGCGCATCTGTCTGTTTGCTTTGTACTTTCAACCAAGCGCACTAAATATACCCCAATGGAATAAGGTGTTGCAAGATGCCTTAAAAGCACCAGAACGCTCAAAGAAAGCTTACTTTGGATTGTATCCTTTTAAATGGAATCCAGATTGGCAGCGATCGTTTGATGCCCTGCGAGGTGATGGGCGGTTGTTTGTTGCACCAATTTTACAGACGTTGATTCTCAACCGCGCACCACAAGAAACCATCGACTGGGCTGATAAAGTTGCTAGTTGGGACTTCGAGTGGATTATTCCCTGCCACTTTGATGCACCGATAAAAGCCCAAGCCTATCAGTTTCGTCAAGCTTTCTCTTTTTTGGAAAAGCAGCCTGCTGTTAGTGGGGGTTTATTCAGCAGTAGCAGCTATCCCTTACCAGAGGAAGATTTTAAAGCACTTAGGGAAATCGATACAGGTTTAAATAAGTTGGGCATTGTGCCAGCACCAAAGGAGAAGGTGTAG
- a CDS encoding GNAT family N-acetyltransferase has translation MDYSTRPLTQEDEPFLWQMLYEAAHLEKEGNLTVQDAINNPDLAKYVKNWGRKDDSGFIAILETSNQPVGSAWLRLLTGENKGYGYVDDQTPELAIAILPQHRNKGIGTQLLTHLLAAAQTSYSSISLSIRATNPALSLYKRFGFEIILGSEIINRIGSISFKMKIDF, from the coding sequence ATGGATTATTCTACTCGTCCATTGACACAGGAAGATGAGCCTTTTCTCTGGCAAATGCTTTATGAAGCAGCGCATCTGGAAAAAGAAGGTAATCTGACAGTGCAGGATGCCATAAATAATCCTGATTTGGCAAAATATGTTAAAAATTGGGGACGTAAAGATGATAGCGGCTTCATCGCTATTCTAGAAACTAGTAATCAGCCAGTAGGATCTGCATGGCTGCGTCTATTGACAGGTGAAAATAAAGGATATGGCTATGTTGACGATCAAACTCCTGAACTAGCTATTGCCATTCTTCCCCAACATAGAAATAAAGGTATAGGAACGCAGTTACTCACACATTTGTTAGCAGCAGCCCAAACATCTTATTCATCAATATCACTTAGTATCAGAGCGACAAATCCAGCCTTGAGTTTATATAAAAGGTTTGGCTTTGAAATCATTCTTGGTAGCGAAATAATCAACCGAATTGGTAGCATCTCTTTTAAGATGAAAATTGATTTTTGA
- a CDS encoding pyridoxamine 5'-phosphate oxidase family protein, whose protein sequence is MSKLFDCITDELQDFIAAQHLFFVGSAPLSPTGHVNLSPKGLGCFRVLSPKQVGYVDLTGSGNETSAHLQENGRITFMFCAFEEPACILRLYGQGNTILPSSPDWDSLYSLFLPMPGTRQIIVADIEKVQTSCGFGVPLYEYQGQRQTLVNWASKKGEEGVREYQQKKNLVSIDGLPTPLSKLS, encoded by the coding sequence ATGTCTAAACTTTTTGACTGTATTACAGACGAACTGCAAGACTTTATTGCAGCCCAACACCTTTTCTTTGTTGGCTCTGCACCCTTGAGTCCTACGGGTCATGTTAATCTATCTCCTAAAGGTTTAGGATGCTTTCGCGTTCTCTCTCCCAAGCAAGTCGGTTACGTAGACCTTACAGGCAGTGGTAACGAAACCTCAGCCCATTTGCAAGAAAATGGGCGGATAACCTTCATGTTTTGCGCCTTTGAAGAACCTGCGTGTATCCTACGTCTTTACGGTCAAGGAAACACGATTTTACCGAGTTCTCCAGACTGGGACTCTCTGTACTCTCTGTTTTTACCAATGCCTGGAACTCGCCAAATTATCGTCGCTGATATTGAAAAAGTACAGACTTCTTGTGGTTTTGGCGTACCACTTTATGAATATCAGGGTCAGCGCCAGACTTTAGTAAACTGGGCTAGTAAAAAAGGTGAAGAGGGAGTTCGAGAATATCAACAGAAGAAAAATCTTGTCAGCATTGACGGTTTACCAACACCACTGAGTAAATTATCCTAA
- a CDS encoding DUF937 domain-containing protein has protein sequence MGLFDQILGAVANPNQQGSLGQLGGIINTVQQLSQSTGADPSTIQSVLSIVGGQVRSALQDKQATDGNEAAQSLVNQYAGTSPNPQAVNSLFSPQIQQQVAQVAAQRTGLDAGIVQQLLPLAVPLVLNFLQSGANAQNPQAGGNPVLNSFLDADGDGDVDIADAIQMASRYMRQ, from the coding sequence ATGGGACTTTTCGATCAAATTCTTGGTGCAGTTGCTAATCCTAATCAACAGGGTAGCTTAGGGCAACTGGGAGGAATTATTAACACTGTACAGCAATTAAGCCAAAGTACTGGTGCAGACCCTTCTACCATTCAATCAGTCTTGTCAATTGTGGGTGGTCAAGTGCGTTCCGCTTTACAAGACAAGCAAGCCACAGATGGTAATGAAGCCGCACAAAGTTTAGTGAATCAATATGCTGGAACTTCACCTAATCCCCAAGCCGTCAATTCGCTGTTTTCTCCTCAGATACAACAACAGGTAGCTCAAGTTGCTGCCCAGCGCACTGGATTGGATGCTGGTATAGTTCAACAATTGCTACCTTTAGCAGTACCTTTAGTCCTGAATTTTTTGCAATCAGGTGCAAATGCTCAAAATCCCCAAGCTGGCGGGAATCCTGTATTGAATTCCTTCTTGGATGCTGACGGTGATGGTGATGTAGATATCGCTGATGCCATCCAAATGGCTAGTCGGTATATGAGACAGTAA
- a CDS encoding YcjF family protein: MPLSRIVTLIVGLIVILGLALWLIDSLSRLYWQLSYSPLLGNLLLLLLIVLIGALVAAFVYYVLVIQAGEKRSRRNPKRVTAAQIPAAKSDAASTTLQAVRQQVAQIQDEVTRQALLSRSREIEANLARGEIQVVVFGTGSAGKTSLVNAIMGRMVGQVDAPMGTTQVGETYCLRLKGLERKILITDTPGILEAGVAGTEREQMARELATEADLLLFVVDNDLRRSEYEPLRGLAEIGKRSLLVLNKTDLYTDEDKESILARLRQRVRGFIATNDVVAIAANPQSAQLETGETYQPEPDIVPLLRRTAAVLRAEGEDLVADNILLQSLRLGDEARKLIDGQRRRQADKIVERFQWIGAGVVSVTPIPVVDLLATAAVNAQMVVEIGRVYGCELNMERGRELALSLAKTIASLGIVKGAIQLLSTALQLNVATFLIGRAIQGVTAAYLTRIAGKSFIEYFRHDQDWGDGGMTEVVQKQFQINRRDEFIKAFIQEAIARVVKPLQDKSEVIEHDEEVNS; encoded by the coding sequence ATGCCTCTGTCGCGCATAGTAACGCTAATTGTTGGTCTGATAGTCATTTTGGGGCTAGCCCTATGGCTAATTGATTCCCTATCACGCCTTTATTGGCAATTGTCCTATTCGCCGTTGCTTGGCAATTTGCTGCTGTTGCTGCTGATTGTTCTTATAGGAGCCTTGGTTGCGGCTTTTGTCTATTATGTATTGGTAATTCAAGCTGGGGAAAAGCGATCACGCCGCAACCCCAAGCGAGTAACTGCGGCGCAAATTCCTGCTGCTAAATCTGACGCTGCTTCTACAACTCTCCAAGCTGTGCGCCAACAGGTAGCGCAAATTCAAGATGAAGTCACACGTCAAGCTTTATTAAGTCGATCGCGGGAGATTGAAGCGAATTTAGCACGCGGTGAAATTCAAGTAGTGGTATTTGGTACGGGGAGTGCTGGCAAAACTTCCCTAGTTAATGCAATTATGGGACGCATGGTAGGTCAAGTAGATGCACCGATGGGTACAACCCAGGTTGGAGAAACCTATTGTCTGCGGTTGAAGGGATTAGAACGCAAGATTTTAATTACAGATACGCCAGGGATTTTAGAAGCAGGGGTGGCGGGAACAGAACGAGAACAAATGGCGCGAGAACTGGCAACAGAAGCAGATTTACTGTTATTTGTGGTGGATAATGACTTACGACGCTCAGAATATGAGCCGTTGCGCGGGTTAGCAGAAATTGGTAAGCGATCGCTCCTAGTTCTCAACAAAACCGATTTATATACAGATGAAGATAAAGAATCCATCCTCGCTAGGTTGCGTCAACGGGTACGGGGATTTATTGCTACTAATGATGTGGTGGCGATCGCAGCTAATCCCCAATCTGCACAACTAGAAACCGGCGAAACTTACCAGCCGGAACCAGATATTGTCCCTTTACTGCGACGCACGGCTGCTGTTTTACGCGCCGAAGGTGAAGATTTGGTGGCGGATAATATTCTTTTGCAATCTCTGCGATTGGGAGACGAGGCGCGAAAACTCATCGATGGTCAGCGTCGCCGTCAAGCTGACAAAATCGTAGAACGATTCCAGTGGATTGGTGCCGGTGTAGTATCAGTTACGCCAATACCAGTGGTAGATTTATTAGCGACAGCAGCTGTTAATGCTCAAATGGTTGTGGAAATTGGCAGAGTCTACGGCTGTGAATTGAATATGGAACGGGGACGAGAGTTAGCTCTTTCTTTAGCGAAAACTATTGCTAGTTTGGGCATTGTCAAGGGAGCAATTCAATTATTATCTACAGCGTTGCAACTTAATGTTGCTACCTTTCTTATTGGTCGGGCGATTCAAGGTGTGACAGCAGCTTATTTAACGCGAATTGCTGGTAAAAGTTTTATTGAATATTTTCGTCACGATCAAGATTGGGGTGATGGGGGAATGACAGAAGTTGTGCAGAAACAGTTTCAAATTAATCGCCGAGATGAATTTATTAAAGCTTTTATTCAAGAAGCGATCGCGCGAGTGGTGAAGCCGTTACAAGATAAATCTGAAGTAATTGAACATGATGAAGAAGTCAATAGTTAA
- a CDS encoding thioester reductase domain-containing protein codes for MIFGSLYPDIPIPKQPLTEFVLQRAINLADKPALIEGLTNRIITYKQLVESIRKIACSLAARGFSKGDVLAIYSPNIPEYAIAFHAVATLGGIITTVNPSYTAEELAYQLNDAGAKHLITIPDLVGQALEAIGHSKVEEVFVFGEAAGATRFSVLLEGEGEIPKVQINPQEDLVALLYSSGTTGMPKGVMHTHHSFVANFHQFQNCEPVSKADAIIGVLPFFHAYGLVMLNYSLACGATVVTMPRFDLEAFVSLIEKHKITRIHIVPPILLALAKQPIVDKYDLSSLRVLTSGAAPLSHQLIEECEQRLTNCVVKQAYGTTETFVTTYTPDERDKIKPGSVGQCLPHVECQIVNVDTQQPLGFNQSGELWVRGPQIMKGYLNNPDATASTINRDGWYHTGDIVYIDEDDYFYIVDRIKELIKCNGYSIAPAELEAVLLSHPAVADACVVKSPHPSSGEVPKAFVVLKAAATAQEIMEFVAGQVAPHKMIRRLEFVDKIPKSPSGKILRRILAQQELTNIKAASSDEQPLEQRLEFLEQLDDGSLGQRQELLIAYIREQFVKVLGINTSQNLDIEKPLHELRLDSLMNIDLKNRIDTELGVDIPIDMLLGNSNINQLVNLLLQQLTAKNTIISKKSSAELATDLNSEVVLDSTIFPEYPSESFVTEPAAILLTGATGFLGAFLLQELLLKTQADVYCLVRSTDARSGKMRIQNNLESYGIWHEDFAERIIPILGDLSQLMLGLSLQDFQKMSSIIDTIYHNAAWINYVYPYSALKPTNILGTQEILRLASRVKIKPVHYISTIAVFESPAYWGKVVTESDQLDHSEGMKLAYSQSKWVAEKLVMLASDRGIPVSIYRSPFISGHSQTGAWYKDDVICRTIKGCIQIGSMTDITDTLDLAPVDYLSQSIVYLSQQKDSLGKAFHLNNPQSISWRELTDFIRSLGYQIEHIAYHDWQTQLNNSVRSQENPLYHLLPFYQKHYQQSTDPKISCLATQNALTVSSIRCPPVNEQLLNTYFSYFLRSGWLGVSLPSNKLA; via the coding sequence ATGATTTTTGGCAGTCTATACCCTGACATTCCTATCCCTAAACAGCCACTGACAGAATTTGTCTTGCAACGAGCAATAAATTTAGCCGACAAACCAGCCCTTATTGAAGGACTAACTAACAGGATAATAACATATAAACAACTAGTCGAGTCAATTCGTAAAATTGCTTGTAGCTTGGCAGCGCGTGGCTTCTCCAAGGGAGATGTTTTAGCTATTTACAGCCCTAATATTCCGGAATATGCGATCGCTTTTCATGCCGTAGCAACTTTAGGTGGGATTATCACCACAGTCAACCCATCCTACACCGCAGAAGAACTGGCATATCAACTCAATGATGCTGGAGCAAAACATCTCATCACCATCCCAGACCTTGTAGGGCAAGCATTAGAAGCGATTGGTCACTCAAAAGTAGAGGAAGTATTCGTATTTGGTGAAGCAGCTGGAGCTACCCGATTTTCTGTACTTTTAGAAGGTGAAGGAGAAATACCAAAAGTACAAATCAATCCACAAGAAGATTTAGTAGCCTTGCTCTACTCTAGTGGTACTACTGGTATGCCTAAAGGTGTAATGCACACCCACCATTCATTTGTGGCCAACTTTCACCAATTCCAAAACTGCGAGCCAGTCAGCAAGGCTGATGCAATTATCGGAGTTTTACCTTTTTTTCACGCCTATGGCCTGGTCATGCTGAATTACAGCCTGGCTTGCGGTGCTACTGTTGTGACGATGCCGCGCTTTGATTTAGAAGCCTTTGTGAGCCTGATTGAAAAGCATAAAATCACCCGTATTCACATCGTTCCGCCAATTTTGCTGGCATTAGCAAAGCAGCCAATAGTAGATAAATACGATCTTTCGAGCTTGCGAGTGCTGACTTCTGGAGCAGCACCACTTAGCCATCAATTGATCGAAGAGTGCGAACAGCGTCTGACTAATTGCGTTGTTAAGCAAGCATACGGAACGACAGAAACCTTTGTGACCACCTACACTCCAGATGAACGTGACAAAATCAAGCCTGGTTCAGTAGGTCAATGTCTCCCTCATGTTGAATGTCAAATCGTAAATGTCGATACCCAACAACCATTAGGTTTTAATCAATCAGGAGAGTTGTGGGTACGCGGGCCGCAGATCATGAAAGGCTATTTGAATAATCCCGACGCAACTGCCAGCACAATCAATCGAGATGGTTGGTATCACACTGGTGATATTGTCTATATTGACGAAGACGACTACTTTTACATAGTCGATCGCATCAAAGAATTGATTAAGTGTAATGGCTACTCCATAGCACCGGCAGAATTAGAAGCAGTATTGTTGAGTCATCCGGCTGTCGCTGATGCTTGTGTAGTCAAGAGTCCTCATCCTAGTAGTGGGGAAGTTCCCAAAGCTTTTGTCGTACTAAAAGCCGCTGCCACTGCACAGGAAATTATGGAGTTTGTCGCTGGTCAAGTTGCACCGCATAAAATGATCCGCAGACTTGAATTTGTGGACAAAATTCCCAAATCGCCTTCTGGCAAAATTTTGCGCCGCATATTGGCACAACAAGAACTGACAAATATCAAAGCAGCATCCTCTGACGAGCAACCATTGGAGCAACGATTAGAATTTTTAGAACAGTTAGATGATGGTTCTTTGGGTCAACGTCAAGAACTATTAATTGCTTACATTCGAGAGCAATTTGTCAAAGTTTTAGGCATCAATACTTCTCAAAATCTGGATATAGAGAAGCCTTTGCATGAACTGAGGCTTGATTCTCTCATGAATATCGATTTGAAGAATCGTATTGATACTGAATTAGGGGTAGACATACCCATAGATATGTTGCTTGGTAACTCCAATATCAACCAATTGGTAAATTTATTGCTTCAGCAACTAACAGCGAAAAACACAATTATCTCAAAAAAATCATCGGCTGAATTAGCAACAGATTTGAATTCAGAAGTTGTTTTAGACTCTACTATATTTCCTGAATACCCATCTGAGTCATTTGTAACTGAGCCTGCTGCTATTCTCTTAACTGGAGCTACAGGCTTTTTAGGAGCTTTTTTACTTCAAGAACTGCTGTTAAAAACCCAGGCGGATGTTTATTGTTTGGTACGTTCTACTGATGCTAGATCAGGGAAGATGAGGATTCAAAATAACTTAGAATCCTATGGAATTTGGCATGAAGATTTTGCTGAGAGAATTATTCCTATTTTAGGTGATTTATCTCAACTAATGTTAGGTTTGTCATTACAAGATTTTCAAAAAATGAGCAGCATCATTGATACGATCTATCACAACGCTGCTTGGATTAACTATGTTTATCCCTATTCAGCATTAAAGCCTACCAATATTTTAGGAACTCAGGAAATATTGAGATTGGCGAGTCGTGTAAAAATCAAGCCTGTACATTATATTTCCACTATTGCTGTTTTTGAGTCACCTGCTTATTGGGGAAAGGTAGTAACTGAATCCGATCAACTCGATCATAGTGAGGGAATGAAACTTGCTTACTCCCAAAGTAAATGGGTGGCAGAAAAGTTAGTGATGTTAGCGAGTGACAGAGGAATTCCAGTTTCAATTTATAGATCACCATTTATTTCTGGGCATAGTCAAACAGGCGCTTGGTATAAAGATGATGTGATTTGCCGCACCATCAAAGGCTGTATACAAATTGGGAGCATGACAGACATCACTGACACCTTAGATTTAGCCCCTGTGGATTACCTCAGCCAAAGTATTGTGTATTTATCACAGCAAAAAGATTCTCTTGGCAAGGCTTTTCACTTAAATAATCCTCAATCTATTTCTTGGCGAGAACTAACTGATTTTATCCGTTCTCTTGGCTATCAGATTGAGCATATTGCTTATCACGATTGGCAAACACAACTAAATAATTCTGTCCGCTCTCAGGAAAATCCTTTGTATCATCTCTTGCCTTTTTATCAAAAGCATTATCAACAATCAACCGATCCCAAAATTAGTTGTTTAGCAACACAAAATGCTCTTACAGTAAGTTCAATAAGGTGTCCTCCAGTGAATGAACAATTGCTCAATACCTATTTTTCCTATTTTCTTCGTAGTGGTTGGTTGGGCGTGTCGCTACCCTCGAATAAATTGGCTTAA
- a CDS encoding TerB family tellurite resistance protein, which produces MSDIKKLGSSWIINWFFGFNQIPTNEDSSIYMKSVLTCAKADGVISPEEKDWALGFCASWGVADWVIEDLKTYEADEALEEVIARSPQVSMAQRDILLSAIWVSAADGELHEKEKAKIRKMATILGIKEEIVDQLEQLQQEEAALRQKRLNLLYPQKSPY; this is translated from the coding sequence ATGTCTGACATTAAAAAACTGGGTTCATCATGGATCATAAATTGGTTTTTTGGTTTTAACCAGATTCCTACAAACGAAGATAGCAGCATTTATATGAAATCTGTTTTAACTTGTGCTAAAGCAGATGGAGTTATCTCACCAGAAGAAAAGGATTGGGCACTTGGATTCTGTGCATCTTGGGGAGTAGCAGACTGGGTGATCGAAGATCTAAAAACTTATGAAGCTGATGAAGCTCTAGAAGAAGTAATTGCTCGCTCTCCTCAAGTATCTATGGCACAAAGAGATATACTTCTGTCTGCAATTTGGGTTTCTGCTGCCGATGGAGAACTTCATGAAAAGGAAAAAGCAAAAATTCGGAAAATGGCTACTATTTTAGGGATAAAAGAAGAAATAGTAGACCAGTTGGAGCAGCTACAACAAGAAGAAGCAGCACTACGACAGAAACGCCTTAACCTCTTATATCCTCAGAAAAGCCCCTATTAA
- a CDS encoding methyltransferase, giving the protein MFQTQLQHPTSKDEMQTTQTLKQIIAGAWITQGIYVVAQLGIADLLKDGSKSYDELATKTGVDARSLYRLLRALASVGIFAEGNSGYFELTPVAESLQSDRTDSLRGYAIKSGQAWEWQPWGHLLESIKTGKPVFKNIFGMERFDYLATDPSASKIYTQAISSISGEQDAAIAAGYDFSFIHNLVEVGGGNGTLIASILKSNLTMQGILFDLPHVVADAKPVIEDLELQDRCQLVGGNFFESVPTSGDAYLLRYIIHDWDDERAIAILKNCYQAMQPDGRLLLVEMVIPQGNEPFFGKLLDLQMLVNYGGRERTQAEYQVLLKTAGFSLTKIYPVAPPISIIEAIRL; this is encoded by the coding sequence ATGTTTCAAACTCAATTACAACATCCTACAAGTAAAGACGAAATGCAGACTACACAAACATTAAAACAAATTATCGCTGGTGCTTGGATTACGCAAGGTATTTATGTAGTTGCTCAACTTGGTATTGCAGATTTACTTAAGGATGGTTCTAAAAGTTACGATGAATTAGCAACAAAAACTGGTGTAGATGCCCGATCCCTCTACCGACTACTACGCGCCCTTGCCAGTGTTGGTATATTTGCTGAAGGTAATTCAGGCTACTTTGAGTTAACACCCGTTGCCGAAAGTTTGCAAAGCGATCGCACCGATTCCCTACGTGGTTATGCTATCAAGTCTGGTCAAGCCTGGGAATGGCAACCTTGGGGACATCTACTTGAAAGTATCAAAACCGGAAAACCTGTATTCAAAAATATTTTCGGGATGGAGAGATTTGATTACCTAGCCACAGACCCTTCTGCATCTAAAATATACACCCAAGCTATAAGTAGTATTTCTGGCGAACAAGATGCAGCGATCGCAGCTGGTTATGACTTCTCATTCATCCACAACTTAGTTGAGGTTGGAGGTGGAAATGGTACTTTGATAGCCTCGATTCTCAAATCGAATTTGACAATGCAGGGGATTTTATTTGATTTACCCCATGTAGTTGCAGATGCCAAACCTGTGATTGAAGACCTGGAACTACAAGATCGTTGTCAACTAGTCGGTGGGAACTTCTTTGAATCAGTACCCACAAGTGGAGATGCTTACTTGCTACGGTATATTATTCACGATTGGGATGATGAAAGAGCGATCGCCATCCTGAAAAATTGCTACCAAGCGATGCAGCCTGACGGCAGATTGCTGCTAGTCGAAATGGTTATACCTCAAGGCAACGAACCATTCTTTGGCAAACTCCTCGACTTGCAGATGCTCGTGAATTATGGCGGCCGTGAACGGACTCAAGCTGAGTATCAAGTCCTATTAAAAACAGCAGGTTTCTCATTGACAAAAATTTATCCAGTAGCACCTCCAATCAGCATAATTGAGGCTATTCGCCTATGA
- a CDS encoding biotin synthase BioB yields MKQNLIETLLDISEQEKERLLAAIQIDAITESPYLEKESTESQEYRQFFQSLFQEILHFEDNEQQLLFEIARYVRHKYLENKGNLRGVIEITNACERSCNYCPMRIENEELGDRYNFSSEKILETAIEIKEAKIPIVFIQAGEIKATTKTVSRAIPKIRQLFENNVIILLNLGDKPKEDYTILKEAGANQYIIKFETSNWNLHKQARGYLLSDRLNRIDDLLSLGYEVGSGTIVGLKAVNANGKIEIEQTPKMLANDLLLAMRKKVHMCSASPFVPGKGTPLAQMSAGNASMTLNWMALARIMMPKVMIPSVSALNVLLGQDGQLKGLQAGANTITVNFTPPNYQDQYAIYSKQKRYKVKYEYALDIMEKAGIEPILLPNMPSRSFLLSQN; encoded by the coding sequence ATGAAGCAAAATTTGATTGAAACTTTACTAGACATTTCAGAACAGGAAAAAGAGCGGCTTTTAGCAGCCATCCAAATTGATGCTATTACTGAAAGTCCATATCTAGAAAAGGAATCAACAGAATCACAAGAGTACAGACAATTTTTCCAATCACTCTTCCAAGAGATACTTCATTTTGAAGATAACGAGCAGCAATTACTTTTTGAAATAGCAAGATATGTGCGTCATAAGTATTTGGAAAATAAAGGAAATTTAAGAGGTGTGATTGAGATTACTAATGCTTGCGAAAGGAGTTGTAATTATTGTCCAATGAGAATTGAAAATGAAGAATTAGGAGATCGTTACAATTTTTCTAGCGAAAAAATATTAGAAACCGCCATAGAAATCAAAGAAGCAAAAATTCCCATTGTATTCATTCAAGCAGGTGAAATTAAAGCAACGACTAAAACCGTATCTAGAGCCATACCTAAAATTAGACAACTTTTTGAGAATAACGTCATAATCCTTCTAAATCTTGGTGATAAACCTAAAGAAGATTACACAATACTCAAAGAAGCTGGCGCAAATCAATACATTATTAAATTTGAAACGAGCAATTGGAATTTACACAAACAAGCTAGAGGATACCTCTTATCCGATCGCCTCAATAGAATCGATGATCTATTAAGTTTAGGATATGAGGTGGGAAGCGGAACAATTGTCGGTTTAAAAGCAGTAAATGCCAATGGGAAAATCGAAATTGAACAAACTCCAAAGATGCTGGCGAACGATCTCCTACTTGCCATGAGGAAAAAAGTTCATATGTGTAGTGCGTCTCCTTTTGTACCTGGTAAAGGTACTCCACTAGCTCAAATGAGTGCGGGCAACGCTAGTATGACTTTAAATTGGATGGCTTTAGCCAGAATTATGATGCCAAAAGTTATGATACCTAGTGTAAGTGCTCTTAATGTTTTATTAGGACAAGATGGTCAGTTAAAAGGACTGCAAGCAGGGGCAAATACGATCACCGTGAATTTTACCCCTCCCAACTATCAAGACCAGTATGCTATTTACAGTAAACAAAAACGGTACAAAGTCAAATACGAATATGCTTTAGATATTATGGAAAAAGCAGGTATCGAGCCAATTTTATTGCCTAACATGCCTAGCCGGAGTTTTTTACTCTCTCAAAATTAG